One region of Myxococcus xanthus genomic DNA includes:
- a CDS encoding 6-pyruvoyl trahydropterin synthase family protein — protein MHYLSLTAEFKASHAVTFPDGQREPLHTHDWWVRVWVKARALNHWDVIIDFKDLQDIIVRVCRELHDTNINEHPYFKTVNCTAERVTEYVFKQVESGLPEGVTLDRVHLRRTGGELPEAEYAHARD, from the coding sequence ATGCACTACTTGAGCCTCACGGCTGAATTCAAAGCATCCCACGCAGTCACCTTCCCGGACGGCCAGCGCGAGCCCCTGCACACGCACGACTGGTGGGTCCGCGTCTGGGTGAAGGCGCGAGCGCTGAATCATTGGGACGTCATCATCGACTTCAAGGATCTCCAGGACATCATCGTTCGGGTGTGCCGGGAGCTGCATGACACGAACATCAACGAGCACCCCTACTTCAAGACGGTGAACTGCACGGCCGAGCGCGTCACCGAGTACGTCTTCAAGCAGGTGGAGTCGGGCCTGCCCGAGGGCGTCACGCTCGACCGGGTGCACCTGCGTCGGACGGGCGGCGAGCTTCCAGAGGCCGAGTACGCGCATGCGAGGGACTGA
- a CDS encoding ArsR/SmtB family transcription factor — MCICMFMQLDVFQVLADPTRRRIVETLRYGEQQVSDVVEKAGIHQSGVSRHLRILSESGFVSMRPDGQRRLYALKPEPFQELDGWLTGYRQLWEARLDRFGAALEKKQQQQQTRRVEEKGQRK; from the coding sequence ATGTGTATATGCATGTTCATGCAACTTGACGTCTTCCAGGTGCTCGCCGACCCGACGCGCCGCCGCATCGTCGAGACCCTTCGGTACGGTGAGCAGCAGGTCAGTGACGTCGTCGAGAAGGCCGGAATCCATCAGTCAGGTGTCTCGCGGCATCTGCGCATCCTGTCGGAGTCGGGCTTCGTCTCGATGCGGCCGGATGGGCAGCGTCGCCTCTACGCCTTGAAGCCGGAGCCGTTTCAGGAACTCGATGGGTGGCTCACCGGGTACCGGCAGCTATGGGAGGCGCGCCTCGATCGCTTCGGAGCCGCACTGGAGAAGAAGCAGCAACAACAACAGACTCGCCGAGTCGAAGAGAAGGGGCAGCGGAAATGA